GGGTGTTTTGTTTGCGGTTTTGGGGTATAATGTGATTAAATGTCGAATTGCTTTGGCTACGGAAGGGGTTTCAGCTGGTAGTGGAGTGTATTTTAAGAGTCATTGGCCCAAGATTTTGCAGGTTTTGGGCGTTTTTAAAGAGCAGGGTTTGATCTTGGCTGTGCTTTTGGGTTTATCCGCTTTTTTCTCGATGGCTGAGACTTCGATTACTACACTCTGGCCTTGGAAGGCaggtcttttctcacttgttTTATTTGTGCTTCGTTTCCGCCGAAACTTAATCAACTTAACTTGAAATGGTTGTGTGTTGTTTATTCAGGGATAATACATTGTGTTTGATTTTGTAGTCAACTCTAACGAGTGAGCGATCATGATAGGAAAATAGCTTATTCTTGTATTACAAATTAGTTAAACACTCGGGTGTGTTATTATTCTGTTTTAAATGAGTAGAACAGATATTACCTCACTGAACTTTGCACTAACTTGCAAGTACGTCATCAAGTGAAAAAAATCTTACGTTTAGCTAGTTCAACATTTTAAACATTTTTTGAAAATTGTAATTTTCACAATTATCAACTCGACAGATACTTGATTTTGTTAAATAGTGAAGATTACAACTGTTTGAATGTAGGTCCTATAAGCTGGGTAGTAAGCTCTCCCAGAAAACTAATCCTTATTTATATCTAATATTATAATTAGGAAAAATAATCCTTTTCTATATCCAATGCCGTATAATAAAGGAGAATAATTCAAAGGGCTCTCTACCCATAAATCTTGAATATTCTTAATAATCTACATGCCTTATAGTAAAATTATTCCAAATAATAATGTTTActaaatttatattaaatataattcCTATGTGGCATTGGAGATGTGATCCCCACTCATGATCTGTTGAACTTTAACTTTAAAATAGAGATTATTCTATTTGAAATTTGGTCCGATCAATAGaatttttatacaaaaaaaatctCATTTAGGTAAAGAATTATTTGGAGTTCACCCTGgtataatttttattttgttttcacATTAAAACATCTGATAAGTGTCTCCACCCAAGTCCTTGTTATGTTAAAATTTATGTGATAGGATTTGTTTTCGTCCCAAGACTATAAACTGTCATAATGAATTTCCTCAGCAAAAACAAAAGTCGAAAGATATGAAAAGAACAAAGAAGTACTAACCCAGATTTTCATAGAAGTTGTGCATTGTATCTCTCCGTAGACCTCTCAAGTCCCATCTATATACTACTTATGCATTGTAATCCGTGACCTGATTATTTTCAATCTTGTTTCCTGTCTAAATGTCTATCCATGTTTGTAAGCTTACTTTTAGTATTGCAGGAGGGATTTTGTAACAACCAAAAGGATTTTATGTTGGAATGATCAGTAATTGCTATCCTTATAGGAGCTTTTCTTTGTTTTCCCAATTCTTTGCTAGATAAAGAGAACAGTTTATGTTTCAATGTCTTTATATCCATCTATATGAAAAGTTTGGTGTTCTGTAGGTGCACGAGCTGGCTGATAAAGAGCCAGAGAATGGTGTATTTAGGATGCTTCGTAGTGATGTCACTCGCTTCCTTACAACCATTCTTATCGGCACAACGTATTGTATTCATTTAAATATACAATTTCTTGATGATGTAATGTTTATGTTTCAAGTTAATGTTAGATATCTTTTACAAAAACTCTATGCTTGGATTTCAGTGTTGTTAATATTGGAGCTACAGCACTTGTCACAGAGGCAGCAACAACCCTTTTTGGTGAAGCCGGTATTACAGCAGCAACTGGTGTGATGACGGTATCTAACAATTAAATTGTAAATATCATGTACAATGGGACTTAGCTGTTCGTATGGAAATTATACTTATAATGGCCGAGATGTATATTTGAATTTGCTTTACCAGGTGTCGAACTTGACCAGTTATGAATTGTTGTTCCTTAGGCACTTCACATCTCTCATCAAGAATCATTTCTCTGTATACTTCAGATAATGTATCTCTTCGTTTTAATATTCTCTCCAAGTTCATATATGGTATCCAATCCTAGTTTCCCTAGATTTTAACATGCTTTCTTATCTTCCACTAGTTTTTAGATATCATCTAATATAATGAGCTTCAATCATTTTATTgttatttttcttatttattttggGTTAGTCTATTAGATATATTATTCGGGAAGAAATAATTTTTAGATGATCGATAAATGATAATTGACCCATCACTAGCAATAATTCATATAGAAAGAAAGATTTTTTTTTTCTCCAAAGACCGCAGATTGatatgatatttttttttattttgcctaatttttttaaaaaaattatggtTTCAAAAATAAACTTATTCTTTTGTCAGGCTTGTGCTCAGATACTTTCTCCTTCCCCCTCTCTCCCTTCCTtcctccctccctctccctcACTCGCTCCCACTGAACTACGTGTCTATGTACTCTTTTTACGAAGAATTTCAGATATCTTGTACTTTGTTTCAGGTAGCTATATTGCTTCTAACTGAAATCACCCCAAAAAGTATTGCAGTACACCATGCTACAGAAGTTGCTAGAGTTGTGGTATGTTTGGTTGTGCTTTCTGATTAGCTGAAGTTAATTACCTTTAAAACTTGCAGTATGCTTCTAATATATGCGGTACTAGTTTTTAATTAATTGCTGCCAGTTCAGACTAGTGATGTTAGTCATTCATGTGAGTTCTTTTGCTGCCAGTTCAGACTAGTGATGTTAGTCATTCATGTGAGTTCTTCAGGTCAGGCCAGTTGCGTGGCTTTCTCTTGTATTGTATCCTGTTGGAAGAATTGTAACATTTCTGTCGATGGGGATGCTTAAGTTGCTTGGTTTGAAAGCAAGAAGGTATCCCATCTAACATCGCTCATGTAATTGGACAAGCATATATTGTACAAAGTGAACCCTAAAGAAGTGTAACTTGGAAGTGATTTTTCTGTGAACCTTACTTTTcctaatttacattcttaatgtTCCCTTTTCTCTTTTAGTGAACCGTATGTCACTGAAGATGAATTGAAGTTGATGTTAAGAGTTGCTGAGTCGAGTGGCACGATAGAGGAAGAAGAACAGGTAAACTACAACGTCAAATGTTTGTTGCCTACTTGTGTCTAGCATATGTTGCTACTTGCTACACGTGAATGTGATAAATTATACTTACTTAATCTCATTGAGGAATATATGCCTCAGAAAATTCATTACCGTCAACATTTTGTGTTCATAAATTGTCGTGAAATTTTTAGTTGTTATGAAAAGAATATCTAGTCCTTAGCTAAATCAATCCTTTCATTGATGAATTGTTTGAGGATGTAGGGTGACCATCTATATCTTTGCACAAAAAATAACGGTGGTGGAATCAATGAACGGGGAAAACCTTTTCCAATGgtctcaatttttttttaaaaaaaacccTGAAGAAAATATATTTTCATAATCCTCAATTGACTTTCAACAAGCTGCAAATTGTGCAAATTGGATAAATTGGTGTTTGATTCAAGATGTATGATGAAGTAGAAACTATACATTTGGCATCGTGTTAAAGTCGGACAAGGTCGTGACAATTTGTGGGCAAGGATTAGTTGCAAGAAAACAGTGAATTAATACCAGGATTCTCCTAGCTTCTAGCGTACATAGACAACAGCTTCCACAACTATTCTTAATCTGAAGGTTCGGTCTGAGTATGAAAAGCCATAACCTGAAATTTTTGAATTTTGCAACCTGCTAGTGGTACTGACTACTGAGAATAAAGCTCCTGTATTGTTGTTTTGTTATTATAGAATATCTATCCTCCCTTTACGAAGAAAATGTTTTTCTAAAATAGCAACTTCCTCTGGCATGTGGTTGATAAATTTTACGATCATAAGGTCCAATACGTGCTGTTGCAGGATATGATTGAAAACGTGTTGGAGATAAAAGATACACATGTTAGGGAGGTGATGACCCCCCTTATAGACATACTTGCCATTGATTCAGATGCAACACTATCAGATTTCCATCAGTTCTGGGTGACTCATCCATACTCCAGGTATGAAAAGGTCATCAATTGACAGCTAATACATTTCTGTAGTTTCAGTGACTAGATTTTAATTTATGCATCTGTAGGGTACCAGTGTTTGAACAGCGTATTGATAACATAGTGGGTATTGCTTATGCAATGGATCTACTAGATTTTCTGCGAAAGGCAAGTTAGTTTCTATAATGGGTGTTATACTTCTCTTTGCTAATGGATGTAGTATATGCATGGTAATTTATTCttacataattattattttacaGGGAGAATTACTTGAAAGTACATCTGTGGAAGATATTGCACACAAACCAGCATATTTTGTTCCTGGTATGTTTTTATTTTCCTTATTAACTTTTGGATACATTTTTACTTGTACTGTAGTTCTGGCTCACGTAGTTTAAGCACCTACGATTGTGATGCATGAAGTTTTAGGCTTAATTGACTGGATGTTTGATGCTTCTCTGTTGAAGAATGTATTTTTTTTTCTCGTCAGTGTAAAACATATCTCTGTCTTGGTTATGTTGCAGATTCAATGTCAGTCTGGAATCTACTTAGGGAGTTCCGTATCCGGAAAGTCCACATGGCTGTAGTCCTTAACGAATACGGAGGAACTGTGGGAGTATGTTCATAATTTTGATATCTGTTATGATCCTTACCTGCATGTGATTTATAGTTGCTTCTGATTGTATACTCTGGATTTTAGTCATTCATAGTGCACAGTACATACCATGTAAATTCTGTACATCCTGCTCCCGAGTTTTAAAAATTAGTGATAAGAAGTGGAAGGAGGAGAAACTATGAGAATCTTTCTTTTTAGGTTGTGCTCCTGGGTTTTTATTAAGAGATAGAGGAAAGAAGGGAGAAACTTTTCAAGAATTACTCCCCAAAACTTTCTTCCCACTTTTCGGATGATTGTAACAGATTCTCTTACATCGCTCCTGTTTTTTTATTTTACTTATTATTTCCAACTTTCTTTTGTCATCTTAATAACCTCAGGAGTGCGCACAAAATTTTTTATTTACCTCTTTATCTTTTTGCTactcttcttttcttcaattaaAAACACAAACAAACATAAAACACCGTAAAGATACATTTTTGTTTGTTCAGATGTCTGCTTGTTTATGTAATTGCAGCTGTGTCTACTTTGatgaaaaaaattaaatttacCAGACTTACTCCTGCCCATGTAGTTGATATCTGCTGCTATTTTATGGAATTATAATTACTTCATATTATCACAACTAGATAAAAAGCATCTCCCAAGTTTTTTTACAGGTCTTGTGATCCTAAGTAAGACCACTAGCTGTGTACCTTTAGTGTGTTGGTTCGGCTGCCTACCTCTTACTTGCAGTTCCTTGTTTGCATAGATTCGACTGTGGAATACTTTACACATCTCCTTAGTAATGTATTTTTTCTGAAACACGAAACACATTTAGGGTGTACCTAGTAAGATTAAAAGTTGATTCTGATGGCGGTTTACACAATCCATCTCTTTATTACTAGGTATACCCAGCCCTACCTACTACCCTATGTATTCGAGGTACAATTATAAGTTGATCCTAATGGTGGACTATGCACTCCATCTTTTTTCTTTACTAGGTTACACAATTCATCTTTGTTTATGTTGTGTTAGAGTATAATACACCAGTTAAAGCCTTTCAATCACTTGACCTGAGTTATCTTTAGATGAATAAGACTAGCTGCCAGTTTCATTAAGTTCTGATCACTCTGCATTTTTGACATGTTCGATAAATTGTATTAATCTACTGTGTAAAATGTAAATTGGTTAATATTTATTATTACAATTTACTGGGATCTTTTACCCTGTCTTTGCGATTCGGATGAAGCAGATAGTTACTCTGGAAGATATTGTTGAGGAAATTGTTGGTGAAATCTTTGATGAGAACGATACAAAGGTAATGTAGTATATGAAATTTtatgggttaaatatcaaagtgctCACTCAACTGAACgccatatatcagtttaatcatcaaagttaatggggtatcatttgaatcattaaagtcataataaatatcatacatatacctcaaaatatgtgctcgaaaaataaaatttattttatggagttctatatatttttcttgaatcctattacaaccaaatgaaaatgtatgaattctagtattttctataatacaataagattttttaaagtttatctactatttatttttaattttgtagtcatttgctttatttaaataaaaataattagtagataaatttttaaaaatctcaaaaaatcatctaaaatactatgaattcataacttttcatttggttgtaataagattttaaaaaaatgtttagaactccataaaataaattttaattcttgagcacatattttgaggtatctgtttgatatttattattactttagtgatccaaatgataacccgttaagtttgatgattaaactgatatatgacattcagttgagtgaccactttgatatttaacccgaAATTTTATTTGCATTATATCGCAGATTGCCTTCCCTTATGTCTCCAATGTAATTGTGATATATGATTGATTGACATGTTGGAATTCAATTTTGTGTCATATTATTAGACTGAGTTACATAAGAAGTGTAAATAATGAAATTTTTGTCGATCAGTTCTCCCAAGAGTTCAAGAAATTATAATGTTAGAGAAAAGCCTAATATATAACATAAAATCACACCTAGGCTGTGAATCAACCTTGGTCAGGGATCACCATGAACAGAACTTTGGGCCATTATCAATAATGATGCTTATGGTAACGTAAAAGTATCGGGATATCATGTTGGCTGACCAACTCCACAGAAAAGCTTATGATTCGAGAAATAGGGCTTAATATGCATTTCTGAAATATTAACATTTTTTCTACTTTTGTCATGTGTAAACCATATAGAGTTTGTTGATTGTAGGAGGAAATTCAGAAGAAAACTGGCTATGTCGTAATGCGAGCTGAAGGGGTATTTGATGTTGATGCAAATACATCAATTGATCAACTTTCAGAGGATCTGGATATTGTTTTACCCGAGGTTTGTAAATTGTTATTTGTTTCTACTAAGTTCTAAGTGTTTAATTTCATTCTTACTTTTGACATGTACACTGTACTTCTGTAGGCAGAAAGCTGTTTTTAATGTGGTATTTCTTAGCGGACTACATAAAGTAATACCAGGCAGCTGTATTTGCTAAAAGAGGCAGCCACTATAATGTCTAAAATAAAGGGAAAAAGCTTTCTTTATGTGAAATTTCACCAGAAATCCTGTTCGCCATGCAAACGAAATACGATTAGAAGTATATATGTTTATTTTCCTATAAGGGTATTTATCATCCGGTGTTTTAAAGGCGCACAAGATGCACTAACCTCGCCTTACTTTGCTTAGGAGCAAGGCGAGACGTGCACCTTTTAAACAAGGTAATATAACATATTTTTAGAGAAGGTTATGTTTTGCTTTTGTTAGATCAAAATAAAAAACGAAATAAGTGATTGGATAATAAATAGGATGACATGTAGAGAGCCCTGGTAGTTATCGTCCTCTCCAAGGCATTTACAAGTGTAGATATGTTTCTTCTATCTACTACCTTCTGCCTTGTTCCTTGTTCCTTCTTCATCCCTAGTATCTTCATCTTTTTAATTATATTGTGATCTGCTTCCACTCTGTATATATCATAATTATCAAcgatatatatatagtataataATGTGTACAAGCTATATAACATTTTAATTTAGTGCAAGAATACATTACATAGTCATATATGCAACATTGACATATAAGTTTGTCTGGTAAGTTATTTCATATAATATCAGTAAAATATAACTATTAGATCTTAAATACAATTATTCGTTTTAATACGTTAACTAAAGAGTTTGTTATAACTATTGTACTTTTTGTATGCTATCTACAGTGTAGTATAGCAATTGATATTAATTAAAAATAACTAATTGCCTTAGTTTATAAGTTAAATCATGTTTttaactttttttattttttctcaTTTGAGCTGCATTAGAATTTGGAATGATAAATCATTTCTATTATGCTTGATTGGTTCTTGAAGTTTGGATTAATCATCATTTAAAGATACATATGGATATGGATAATAAATATATGTAACTATATCATTTTTTTAACTCTTGCACTCTGATGCGATAAGGGGCTTTGCGCACAAGTCCGGGAAGGTCATCTGCCTTGGTGCGCCTTTTGCCAAAAATAACCAGATTATTTTTAACTGTCCCCTTCCCACAGAAAAAGAATACCACTCTTTTCATGGTAGAGACATGGATACTCTCTTAAAGATAGAAATGTAGAGCAATATGTTATTAACCTTTTCTTTTCCGAAGTAGTATATTAGCTACCAGTGTTCtttgtactccctccgtccccctTTACTCATCACTTTATAAAGTAAAATTTGTCCCTTAACACATATCCTCTTTTTATGGACCAAAACTTTCCCTAAATTTACTATTTCCAAAGTTGACGCTTGTAAAACTTAGTTGTACTCTCATTTTTCAATGTAATGATTAAGGGTACATATAGGAAAAGATTATTCAACTAAAATTTTCCTAATATGCATATTTTTTTAGAAGTGACCTGTAAAAGGGGATGGAGGATGTAGTACTTGATGAGTATACACGAAATATCTAAATGGATTTTTACTTCTCCTAGCCATCTTTGGCGTTATATTTTTACTTGATGAATGAGAATGCAAATTTGAATTCAgagttaatttataattttactaCTCTCAAGTGAGATGCGATGCGAAAACTGAGAATTTTGCATTGCCTCAAGTTGAGACGGAGTGCACTTCATCATCACAGTCTTCTCTGGTACAAAGTTCTTTGTGCTACAAAAATACTTCCAACTTGGTATGCTATGCAAGTCTTGAACGAGATGGGAGTGTTTTTAGATCTAGCCCTTTACAGATCTTCCACCTGTCAGCTCAAGAGGTACCTCTATCATGAGTGCTCAGAAACAGGATGACATGGTTCTGCTTCCCGAGCTTTGAAAATCTTAGTGGAGGCACATTATTTCGAAAACAATTATAAATATCTTTTACTTCCAACTTGGTATGCTATGCAAGTCTTGAACAAGATGGGAGTGTTTTTAGATCTAGCCCTTTACAGATCTTCCACCTGTCAGCTCAAGTGGTACCTCTATCATGAGTGCTCAGAAACAGGATAACATGGTTCTGCTTCCTGAGTTTTAAAAATCTTAATGGAGGCACATTATTTTGAAAACAATTATAAATATCTTTTGAATGTTTCTGGTTCATATAAATTATACAGAGTTATTTAATACTTCTGGTTCATATCCTATCTATTCGTTTAACAGGTAGTTCTACTTTTTTGATGTATTACAGGCACATCAATATGAGACTGTATCAGGTTTCATATGCGAAGCATTTGGATATATACCAAAAACGGGTGACAGTATCAACATAGAGCTTGAAAAGGCAAAAAGAGAGAAGGGTAGTGATTACAGTGAAGAAGAAAGTGAACTTCATGATGAGAAGATTACACATCAAGCATTCAAACTCGAGGTACTAATTTTTCTTCTGCGACACATGTTGCAGAATATTTCTATAACCTCCCATTGATAATCCTGGTTTTGTCTGACGATTTTTTTTGTGCCCAATTCTTCGTTTGTTCACTGTTCTTTTTGTGtttaaatttattcagaaaccctttttacCTTCCCTTTTCTCTATTTTCCTCTTGATTTTGAAAGCAGGCAACTACATCAAGCACAATTCCGCAATGGGGCTACAATAAACAATAAGATCCATATACTGTACCTCAATTATTTTGTTAATACAACAGTTATTTGCAGCCTGTAACTCTTTGTTGTTTGGTACCAGTACATCCTGCTTTAAAACTACATTACCAAAAAGCTCTGAATTTCAGCACTGTGCATTTTTTAACCTTGATTGATTCAATACACCATTGCTTTTTGTGATTGCTTTTGCTTT
The sequence above is drawn from the Apium graveolens cultivar Ventura chromosome 2, ASM990537v1, whole genome shotgun sequence genome and encodes:
- the LOC141707027 gene encoding DUF21 domain-containing protein At1g55930, chloroplastic-like isoform X1; amino-acid sequence: MELTTNTHYSPKIHTFHQFLTRPNITSHHFTTHLSFPTTTPSKSFRPISLFTRCSFVCTPSVRQKSPVNQDEKIFFSDAKLDFLGELGKWGVLFAVLGYNVIKCRIALATEGVSAGSGVYFKSHWPKILQVLGVFKEQGLILAVLLGLSAFFSMAETSITTLWPWKVHELADKEPENGVFRMLRSDVTRFLTTILIGTTVVNIGATALVTEAATTLFGEAGITAATGVMTVAILLLTEITPKSIAVHHATEVARVVVRPVAWLSLVLYPVGRIVTFLSMGMLKLLGLKARSEPYVTEDELKLMLRVAESSGTIEEEEQDMIENVLEIKDTHVREVMTPLIDILAIDSDATLSDFHQFWVTHPYSRVPVFEQRIDNIVGIAYAMDLLDFLRKAKLLESTSVEDIAHKPAYFVPDSMSVWNLLREFRIRKVHMAVVLNEYGGTVGIVTLEDIVEEIVGEIFDENDTKEEIQKKTGYVVMRAEGVFDVDANTSIDQLSEDLDIVLPEAHQYETVSGFICEAFGYIPKTGDSINIELEKAKREKGSDYSEEESELHDEKITHQAFKLEILAGDCRKVKAVRFTWINHGSTTETKEITRMIPRIWKRKWREGEDSGQSDDDIYNEGTPNGGFPQDTVLVEEEVNENI
- the LOC141707027 gene encoding DUF21 domain-containing protein At1g55930, chloroplastic-like isoform X2, which gives rise to MELTTNTHYSPKIHTFHQFLTRPNITSHHFTTHLSFPTTTPSKSFRPISLFTRCSFVCTPSVRQKSPVNQDEKIFFSDAKLDFLGELGKWGVLFAVLGYNVIKCRIALATEGVSAGSGVYFKSHWPKILQVLGVFKEQGLILAVLLGLSAFFSMAETSITTLWPWKVHELADKEPENGVFRMLRSDVTRFLTTILIGTTVVNIGATALVTEAATTLFGEAGITAATGVMTVAILLLTEITPKSIAVHHATEVARVVVRPVAWLSLVLYPVGRIVTFLSMGMLKLLGLKARSEPYVTEDELKLMLRVAESSGTIEEEEQDMIENVLEIKDTHVREVMTPLIDILAIDSDATLSDFHQFWVTHPYSRVPVFEQRIDNIVGIAYAMDLLDFLRKAKLLESTSVEDIAHKPAYFVPDSMSVWNLLREFRIRKVHMAVVLNEYGGTVGIVTLEDIVEEIVGEIFDENDTKEEIQKKTGYVVMRAEGVFDVDANTSIDQLSEDLDIVLPEAESCF